The Tripterygium wilfordii isolate XIE 37 chromosome 5, ASM1340144v1, whole genome shotgun sequence genome window below encodes:
- the LOC119998446 gene encoding F-box protein At5g07610-like, producing MMAISEVEVLPPDEKNKKNMNNSSCCICNNNMGFNIPDDVLVEILCRLPEKPLIRFKVVSKTWHSLINNFCVPILSKSAPICGLLFHSTLNNGTVVQTQYSPLTSPEEADPNVFVQSYKALLPSDPASYKLLDCCNGLLLFVRENTQYYVCNPENTQYYVCNPATKQCVEIPRFVEHPTASYSCLAFNPFKSPHYKVVCVDYTQHDTSLSNPPRLDIFSSDTWEWVTREVPIEAPVYGVPWIKCTAYLDGVLYRLSRSNHLLCFDLNAMSARAIELPTKYRITKYRSRSRDRTVNYMRNHMGTIGASRDHLYYAIYDGPNMQIWFLEDHSLKVGSHWILKHTLCTNRSAEDPLAEFIFLAHLCNYPFIPYAFHPTSEVLFLGIPELIGTYDLESNKLEKVFEPKLGARLVCPLYNIHPYSRCLVSLKDCLASRHRPHGSIQSTKT from the exons TAATAATATGGGGTTCAACATACCAGATGATGTGTTGGTTGAGATTCTTTGTCGTTTACCTGAAAAGCCGCTTATCAGGTTCAAGGTCGTTTCTAAAACATGGCACTctttaattaacaatttttgtGTTCCTATATTATCAAAGAGTGCACCTATTTGCGGGCTTCTATTTCATTCTACGCTGAATAATGGTACTGTAGTCCAAACCCAGTATAGTCCCCTCACATCTCCGGAGGAGGCTGACCCCAACGTATTTGTTCAGTCATATAAAGCACTTCTGCCATCTGACCCAGCTTCATACAAGTTGCTTGATTGTTGCAATGGACTACTGCTTTTTGTCAGGGAAAACACTCAGTATTACGTGTGCAACCCTGAAAACACTCAGTATTACGTGTGCAACCCTGCTACCAAACAATGTGTGGAGATTCCCAGATTTGTTGAACATCCCACTGCATCCTATTCTTGTTTGGCTTTTAACCCTTTCAAGTCCCCACATTATAAGGTTGTATGTGTAGATTACACACAACATGATACTTCTTTATCTAACCCTCCGAGATTGGACATATTCTCCTCAGATACGTGGGAGTGGGTTACTCGTGAAGTGCCAATTGAAGCTCCAGTATATGGAGTTCCTTGGATCAAGTGCACTGCTTATCTGGATGGGGTGCTATACAGGTTATCTCGCTCGAACCaccttttgtgttttgatctTAATGCAATGAGTGCTCGTGCAATTGAGCTGCCGACTAAGTATAGAATAACCAAGTATAGGAGTAGGAGTCGTGATAGAACGGTTAACTATATGAGGAATCACATGGGAACTATTGGTGCATCCAGAGATCATTTATATTATGCTATTTATGATGGGCCTAACATGCAGATTTGGTTTCTAGAGGACCATAGTCTAAAAGTTGGTTCTCACTGGATTTTGAAGCATACTCTCTGCACTAACCGTTCTGCTGAAGATCCGTTGGcggaatttatttttcttgcccATTTATGTAATTATCCATTCATTCCCTATGCATTTCATCCGACTTCTGAGGTTTTGTTCCTTGGGATTCCCGAGCTAATAGGTACCTATGACCTTGAAAGCAATAAGTTGGAAAAAGTCTTCGAACCAAAACTTGGGGCCAGATTAGTTTGCCCGCTGTATAATATTCATCCATACTCTCGTTGCTTGGTCAGTTTAAAAGATTGTCTTGCAAGTCGTCATCGTCCTCATGGATCAATCCAATC AACCAAAACATGA
- the LOC119998525 gene encoding probable serine/threonine-protein kinase ifkC, with amino-acid sequence MYIMFFSGLKERLEAKFDEQTTWRYFRQIVEGLKHIHSKRIIHRDLSSNNIFFDDSDNVKIGDFGLVQQSGSPVGVFEGTIFYRAPESATENSSKLDIYSVGILLFEMLCQFNTGSERSHVIKKLTTEKILPDDWQYADEYTDFLFELIADDPNQRPSASDILQNDLLLRNT; translated from the exons atgtatataatgTTCTTCAGTGGCTTGAAAGAGAGGTTGGAAGCAAAGTTTGATGAACAAACTACATGGAGGTATTTCAGACAGATTGTGGAAGGCTTGAAACACATACACAGCAAACGAATCATCCATAGGGACCTCTCctcaaataatattttctttgatgattcggACAATGTGAAGATTGGAGATTTTGGTCTTG TGCAACAGAGTGGCTCACCTGTTGGTGTTTTTGAGGGCACTATATTTTATCGAGCCCCTGAGAGTGCGACTGAAAACAGCAGCAAACTTGACATATACAGTGTAGGAATCCTGCTATTCGAAATGCTTTGTCAATTCAATACAGGATCAGAGAGGTCGCATGTCATCAAGAAATTAACAACCGAAAAGATATTGCCTGATGATTGGCAGTATGCTGATGAGTACACTGATTTCTTATTTGAGCTGATTGCTGATGATCCAAATCAACGTCCTTCCGCTTCTGATATTTTACAAAATGATCTTCTTCTGAG GAACACATAG
- the LOC119999027 gene encoding uncharacterized protein LOC119999027 has protein sequence MLPHGAHGMQNHGWEHGPQLVRTNWVIIGQPIIPSGVVIPTHYNPNQFGFHSLGGHYPRFDGRYYITPRSGVIHGGSVHFATWSVLQVVGPVVVNYIRHPY, from the exons ATG CTGCCACATGGAGCTCATGGTATGCAGAATCATGGATG GGAGCATGGCCCACAATTGGTACGGACAA ATTGGGTGATAATAGGACAACCTATTATACCGAGTGGGGTTGTCATCCCCACTCATTATAACCCCAACCAGTTTGGGTTCCATTCACTGGGTGGCCACTATCCTCG CTTTGATGGCCGCTATTACATCACTCCTAGGAGCGGTGTGATCCATGGCGGGTCAGTCCACTTTGCAACTTGGTCGGTGTTGCAGGTGGTGGGGCCGGTGGTGGTGAATTACATACGGCACCCATATTAG